A region of Streptomyces sp. NBC_01267 DNA encodes the following proteins:
- a CDS encoding roadblock/LC7 domain-containing protein → MTAPSTFGLSSEARNLHWLLKNLVEEVPGLRSVAVVSSDGLLLLSSDPETPVKAEQVTQSGPKGSAADLATIVSGIGSLTIGAAKLMDGGNVKQTMVAMEEGSVFVMSVSDGSLLGVHATPDCDMSVVAYHMALFVGRAGHVLTPELRSELRKSMESAQ, encoded by the coding sequence TTGACTGCGCCCAGCACATTCGGACTGAGCAGCGAAGCCCGGAACCTGCACTGGCTGTTGAAGAATCTCGTCGAGGAGGTGCCAGGGCTCCGTTCCGTCGCCGTCGTCTCGTCCGACGGACTGCTCCTGCTCTCCTCGGACCCGGAGACCCCGGTCAAGGCCGAACAGGTCACGCAGAGCGGGCCCAAGGGATCCGCCGCCGACCTCGCCACCATCGTCTCCGGCATCGGCAGCCTCACCATCGGTGCGGCGAAGCTGATGGACGGCGGGAACGTCAAGCAGACGATGGTCGCCATGGAGGAGGGCAGCGTCTTCGTGATGTCGGTCAGCGACGGCTCACTCCTCGGAGTGCACGCCACGCCGGACTGCGACATGAGCGTCGTGGCCTACCACATGGCACTCTTCGTCGGCCGCGCCGGTCATGTCCTCACCCCCGAACTCCGCAGCGAGCTGCGCAAATCGATGGAGAGCGCCCAGTGA
- a CDS encoding DUF742 domain-containing protein: MTPALPVRNPDRRPARVRPYSLTGGRTKFGHILFVETFVAAIEAPPERPELANGPLRLMPEMRAIVEICRRMRTVAEISALLKMPLGVVRVLLSDLADQGKIRVYGTGHGEGQPDRALLERVLSGLRRL, from the coding sequence GTGACCCCGGCACTGCCGGTCCGCAACCCGGACCGCCGCCCAGCGCGGGTACGCCCGTACTCGCTCACCGGCGGCCGTACCAAATTCGGCCACATCCTCTTCGTGGAGACCTTCGTCGCCGCGATCGAAGCACCCCCGGAGCGTCCGGAGCTGGCCAACGGCCCGCTGCGTCTGATGCCGGAGATGCGGGCCATTGTCGAGATCTGCCGGCGGATGCGTACCGTCGCCGAGATCTCCGCACTGCTGAAGATGCCGCTGGGGGTCGTGCGCGTGCTGCTCAGCGACCTCGCAGACCAGGGAAAGATCCGTGTGTACGGAACCGGGCACGGCGAAGGCCAGCCCGACCGCGCTTTGCTCGAAAGGGTGCTGAGTGGACTCCGCCGTCTCTGA
- a CDS encoding GTP-binding protein, with protein sequence MDSAVSETLIPAEADEAVQAWQNNRTRAPISTKIVVAGGFGVGKTTFVTAVSEITPLQTEALMTQASEETDDLSATPDKTTTTVAMDFGRLTLDDDLVLYVFGTPGQQRFWFMWDDLVRGAIGAIVLADTRRLADCFPALDYFESCGLPYIVSVNHFEGTPDFEAQDVREALTIPRHVPVLIMDARKRNTVVESLLALVGHALDTTPE encoded by the coding sequence GTGGACTCCGCCGTCTCTGAGACGCTGATCCCCGCCGAGGCCGACGAGGCTGTCCAGGCCTGGCAGAACAACCGCACCCGGGCGCCCATCTCCACCAAGATCGTGGTGGCGGGCGGCTTCGGTGTCGGCAAGACGACCTTCGTGACCGCGGTCTCGGAGATCACTCCGCTCCAGACCGAAGCCCTGATGACGCAGGCGAGCGAGGAGACCGACGACCTCAGCGCCACGCCGGACAAGACGACCACCACGGTCGCCATGGACTTCGGCAGGCTGACCCTCGACGACGACCTCGTGCTGTACGTCTTCGGCACCCCGGGCCAGCAGCGCTTCTGGTTCATGTGGGACGACCTGGTGCGCGGCGCGATCGGCGCGATAGTCCTGGCGGACACCCGCCGCCTCGCCGACTGCTTCCCCGCTCTCGACTACTTCGAGAGCTGCGGGCTGCCGTACATCGTGTCGGTCAACCACTTCGAGGGCACACCGGACTTCGAGGCCCAGGACGTCCGCGAGGCGCTGACGATTCCCCGGCACGTGCCCGTGCTGATCATGGACGCACGGAAGAGGAATACGGTGGTCGAGTCTCTGCTGGCCCTGGTGGGCCACGCACTCGACACCACCCCCGAATAG
- a CDS encoding styrene monooxygenase/indole monooxygenase family protein: MRKILIVGAGQSGLQLALGLQSQGYEVTLMSNRTADEIRSGRVMSTQCMFHTALQHERDLQLNFWESQAPKIEGLGVSVAAPDSSRAIDWVGKLDGYAQSVDQRVKMAGWMETFAQRGGQLVIHGAAVSDLDFFARTYDLVMVSAGKGELVSMFGRDASRSPFTAPQRALAVAYVHGMGVRPEHPDFDAVRCNLVPGVGELFVMPTLTNSGRADILFWEGIPGGPLDAFQGIKDPSEHLALTLELMQKFTPWEYARATGVELTDAGATLSGRYAPTVRNPIGRLPGGGLVLGVADVVVANDPITGQGSNSASKCAASYLGSIVDRGDQPFDEAWMQQTFDQYWETAKHVTKWTNAMLGVPPEHVLNLIGAAGQLQPVADRFANGFNNPADFENFFFEPEKTNAYLAEVSGA; the protein is encoded by the coding sequence ATGCGGAAGATACTCATCGTGGGAGCCGGCCAGTCCGGACTCCAGCTGGCCCTCGGACTTCAGTCACAGGGCTACGAGGTCACTCTCATGTCGAACCGCACCGCCGATGAGATCCGCTCCGGCCGGGTCATGTCCACGCAGTGCATGTTCCATACCGCGCTCCAGCACGAGCGGGACCTTCAGCTCAACTTCTGGGAGTCCCAGGCCCCGAAGATCGAAGGGCTCGGCGTCTCCGTGGCCGCCCCGGACTCCTCCCGCGCCATCGACTGGGTGGGCAAGCTCGACGGCTACGCCCAGTCGGTCGACCAGCGGGTGAAGATGGCCGGCTGGATGGAGACGTTCGCGCAGCGCGGTGGACAGTTGGTGATCCACGGTGCGGCAGTCTCCGACCTGGACTTCTTCGCCCGGACGTACGACCTGGTGATGGTCTCGGCGGGCAAGGGCGAGCTGGTCTCGATGTTCGGCCGGGACGCCTCGCGTTCGCCGTTCACCGCGCCGCAGCGCGCGCTGGCGGTGGCGTACGTGCACGGCATGGGCGTCCGCCCCGAGCACCCCGACTTCGACGCGGTCCGCTGCAACCTGGTCCCGGGCGTCGGCGAGCTGTTCGTGATGCCGACCCTCACCAACTCCGGCCGCGCGGACATCCTGTTCTGGGAGGGCATACCCGGCGGCCCGCTGGACGCCTTCCAGGGCATCAAGGACCCTTCCGAGCACCTGGCGCTGACGCTGGAGCTCATGCAGAAGTTCACGCCGTGGGAGTACGCGCGCGCCACCGGCGTGGAACTGACCGACGCGGGCGCCACCCTCTCCGGCCGTTACGCCCCCACCGTCCGCAACCCGATCGGCCGGCTGCCCGGCGGCGGTCTGGTCCTGGGCGTCGCCGACGTGGTCGTCGCCAACGACCCGATCACCGGCCAGGGCTCCAACTCGGCCTCGAAGTGCGCCGCTTCCTACCTGGGCTCCATCGTCGACCGGGGCGACCAGCCCTTCGACGAGGCGTGGATGCAGCAGACCTTCGACCAGTACTGGGAGACGGCGAAGCACGTCACCAAGTGGACGAACGCCATGCTGGGCGTCCCCCCGGAGCACGTACTGAACCTGATCGGCGCGGCGGGCCAGCTCCAGCCGGTGGCCGACCGCTTCGCGAACGGCTTCAACAACCCCGCGGACTTCGAGAACTTCTTCTTCGAGCCGGAGAAGACGAACGCCTACCTGGCCGAGGTCTCCGGAGCCTGA
- a CDS encoding C40 family peptidase, whose amino-acid sequence MSGRLLRFICTTALATVIVSGSSPALADPDVTRGPLPAPPPRPVAADPVGTARPAVSASPDASTADPATDPVADPAADPAADPGAHPAANPGSPDGAPLAPGAPADAVLGRLRRLYQQSEAAGQKYRATVDALKRQRSATVNVTAGLAKARMELAQSRNAAGQLAREQYQGRSGLSPYLSLLLGNDPQQALDESHQLQQASADLLAKAKRLTSAEHHADTLTTASRAALNRQQALAARQKKEYATAEARLRQAEALLATLTPGEASDVKALDQADTSAAQDQLLTSGALSGPQAAASQRGLKAVRYALTQVGKPYLWGSTGPDSFDCSGLTSQAWAHAGHTIPRTSQEQWRQLRKVSLRALRPGDLIVYFPGATHVALYIGHGQVVQAPRPGAEVKVSPLASNPVLGAVRPDAGGDPESGRHAGTDGGAGTGSGAGAGAEGQAGTSDQAGTGNQAPETSAR is encoded by the coding sequence GTGTCAGGCAGGCTGCTCCGATTCATCTGCACGACGGCGCTGGCCACGGTGATCGTCTCCGGGTCGTCGCCCGCGCTCGCCGACCCCGACGTGACCCGCGGCCCGCTGCCCGCGCCCCCGCCCCGGCCCGTAGCGGCCGACCCGGTCGGCACGGCCCGTCCCGCCGTCTCGGCCAGCCCCGACGCCTCCACCGCAGATCCGGCCACGGACCCGGTCGCAGATCCCGCCGCAGACCCCGCCGCAGATCCGGGCGCGCACCCCGCCGCGAACCCCGGTTCCCCCGACGGAGCCCCGCTCGCCCCCGGCGCCCCCGCCGATGCCGTACTGGGGCGGCTTCGCCGTCTCTACCAGCAGTCCGAGGCGGCCGGGCAGAAGTACCGGGCCACCGTGGACGCGCTCAAGCGCCAGCGGTCCGCCACCGTGAACGTCACCGCCGGTCTGGCGAAGGCACGGATGGAGCTCGCGCAGAGCCGCAACGCCGCGGGCCAACTGGCGCGAGAGCAGTACCAGGGCAGGTCCGGGCTCTCCCCGTACCTGAGTCTGCTGCTCGGCAACGACCCCCAGCAGGCACTCGACGAGAGTCACCAGCTGCAGCAGGCGTCCGCCGATCTGCTGGCGAAGGCGAAACGGCTCACGAGCGCCGAACACCACGCGGACACCCTCACCACCGCCTCACGCGCCGCACTGAACCGCCAACAGGCTCTCGCCGCCCGGCAGAAGAAGGAGTACGCCACGGCCGAGGCCCGGCTCCGGCAGGCGGAGGCGCTGCTCGCCACGCTCACCCCGGGCGAGGCCTCCGACGTGAAGGCACTGGACCAGGCGGACACCAGCGCGGCCCAGGACCAGTTGCTCACGTCGGGCGCGCTGAGCGGACCGCAGGCGGCGGCGTCGCAGCGGGGGCTGAAGGCGGTGCGGTACGCGCTCACCCAGGTCGGCAAGCCGTACCTCTGGGGTTCCACGGGCCCGGACTCCTTCGACTGTTCCGGGCTCACCTCGCAGGCCTGGGCCCACGCGGGCCACACCATCCCCCGCACCAGCCAGGAGCAGTGGCGGCAGCTGCGCAAGGTATCGCTGCGGGCCCTGCGCCCCGGCGACCTGATCGTCTACTTCCCGGGGGCCACCCATGTCGCGCTGTACATCGGCCACGGGCAGGTGGTCCAGGCGCCGCGCCCCGGCGCCGAGGTGAAGGTCTCGCCCCTCGCGTCGAATCCGGTACTGGGCGCGGTCCGCCCGGACGCCGGAGGTGATCCGGAGTCCGGGCGGCATGCCGGAACCGACGGTGGAGCCGGTACGGGAAGTGGGGCCGGTGCCGGTGCCGAAGGCCAGGCCGGGACCAGCGATCAGGCCGGGACCGGGAATCAGGCTCCGGAGACCTCGGCCAGGTAG
- a CDS encoding TetR/AcrR family transcriptional regulator has translation MTPAAIPAYRRLSVEERRIQLLDAALSLFAQRAPDEVSLDDVAEAAGVSRPLVYRYFPGGKQQLYEKALRSAADELEQCFAEPQTGPLTVRLARVLDRYLTFVDQHDAGFSALLQGGTVAETSRTGAIVDEVRRAAAEQILVHLGVTAPGPRLRMMVRTWIAAVEAASLIWLDEEKRPPLAELRGWLIDHLIALLAATAATDRQTAEAVRTALAAERPDGAAGVLARRLLPVVGETAHLLTGPTGAESAAS, from the coding sequence ATGACCCCCGCAGCGATCCCCGCGTACCGACGTCTCAGCGTCGAGGAGCGCCGAATACAGCTCCTCGACGCGGCCCTGTCGCTGTTCGCGCAGCGCGCGCCGGACGAGGTGTCGCTCGATGACGTGGCCGAGGCGGCCGGGGTCTCCCGGCCGCTGGTCTACCGGTACTTCCCCGGCGGCAAACAGCAGTTGTACGAGAAGGCGTTGCGCTCCGCGGCGGACGAGCTGGAACAGTGTTTCGCCGAACCGCAGACCGGGCCGCTGACCGTACGGCTGGCCCGGGTGCTCGACCGCTATCTCACCTTCGTCGATCAGCACGATGCCGGGTTCTCCGCGCTGTTGCAGGGCGGGACCGTCGCCGAGACCTCCCGGACCGGGGCGATCGTGGACGAGGTGCGGCGGGCCGCGGCCGAACAGATCCTGGTCCACCTCGGGGTCACGGCGCCCGGTCCGCGGCTGCGCATGATGGTGCGGACCTGGATCGCCGCCGTCGAGGCCGCTTCGCTGATCTGGCTCGACGAGGAGAAACGGCCGCCGCTCGCCGAACTCCGCGGCTGGCTGATCGACCATCTCATCGCGCTGCTCGCCGCGACCGCGGCGACGGACCGCCAGACCGCGGAGGCCGTGCGGACGGCGCTGGCGGCGGAGAGACCCGACGGCGCGGCCGGGGTGCTGGCCCGTCGGCTGCTGCCCGTCGTGGGCGAGACCGCCCATCTGCTGACCGGGCCGACCGGCGCGGAGTCTGCCGCGTCCTGA
- a CDS encoding TetR/AcrR family transcriptional regulator, whose translation MSPRGVTTPDVRERLFAAAERVVERDGPGALTSRAVTTEADCAKGLLHTHFAGLDAFVAELCLDRFARTAAKAQALSQLAGQGTVARNLDTVVLALFDSAGPALSGLAMSRTVTARLIREALKGGAPGLTAIEEAITSYLATEQKLGRVAGTVDPNTVALAVVGTAHHLLMTSWPGRPDPQPLMTRLVATLVDGQGLPG comes from the coding sequence ATGTCCCCACGCGGAGTGACGACCCCGGACGTACGCGAGCGGCTGTTCGCTGCGGCCGAGCGTGTCGTGGAGCGGGACGGGCCAGGCGCACTCACCAGCCGGGCCGTCACCACCGAGGCCGACTGCGCCAAGGGGCTGTTGCATACGCACTTCGCGGGGCTCGACGCGTTCGTGGCCGAGCTCTGCCTCGACCGGTTCGCACGGACAGCCGCGAAGGCGCAAGCACTGTCGCAGCTCGCCGGGCAGGGCACGGTGGCGCGGAACCTCGACACCGTCGTCCTCGCGCTGTTCGACTCCGCCGGCCCGGCTCTCTCCGGCCTGGCCATGAGCCGAACCGTCACCGCGCGGCTGATCCGAGAGGCCCTGAAAGGCGGGGCGCCCGGCCTCACCGCGATCGAGGAGGCCATCACCTCGTATCTCGCGACCGAACAGAAGCTCGGCCGAGTCGCCGGGACCGTCGACCCGAACACCGTGGCCCTCGCCGTCGTCGGCACCGCCCACCATCTCCTGATGACCAGCTGGCCGGGCAGGCCCGACCCGCAGCCCCTCATGACGCGCCTGGTGGCCACCCTGGTGGACGGCCAAGGACTGCCGGGATGA
- a CDS encoding class I SAM-dependent methyltransferase, with translation MSDVVNTEQAQAWNGQEGSHWARNQDRWNAVNEGFDEPLLDAAGITGDHRVLDLGCGSGQTTRLAALRVPRGHALGLDLSGPMLAEARARAELEGITNASFVQGDTQVHPFEEGSFDAAVSRYGVMFFADPEAAFGNVGRALRPGGRLTFVCPADAALNGWVTAMASLRDILPTGDFGRPGLPGMFSLAAPDRIRAVLAAAGFTDVRINQAQAYGVWGHGAGDAAEFLLGTGPGRHLMEQADAATRSRARRALTDHLRAQEAADGTVRLISTSWLVSADRPTGPASP, from the coding sequence GTGTCGGACGTTGTCAACACCGAGCAGGCGCAGGCATGGAACGGTCAGGAAGGCTCCCACTGGGCCCGTAACCAGGACCGCTGGAACGCGGTGAACGAGGGCTTCGACGAGCCGCTGCTCGATGCTGCCGGGATCACCGGGGACCACCGGGTCCTCGACCTCGGCTGCGGCTCCGGGCAGACCACGCGCCTGGCGGCGCTCAGAGTGCCCCGGGGCCACGCGCTCGGCCTCGACCTGTCCGGTCCGATGCTGGCCGAGGCGCGGGCCCGCGCGGAGTTGGAGGGCATCACGAACGCATCCTTCGTGCAGGGGGACACCCAGGTGCACCCCTTCGAGGAGGGCTCGTTCGACGCGGCGGTCAGCCGCTACGGGGTGATGTTCTTCGCCGACCCCGAGGCGGCCTTCGGAAATGTCGGCCGGGCACTACGGCCCGGCGGGCGCCTGACGTTCGTCTGCCCGGCCGATGCCGCGCTCAACGGCTGGGTCACGGCGATGGCGTCGCTGCGCGACATCCTGCCCACCGGGGACTTCGGACGGCCGGGGCTGCCAGGCATGTTCTCCCTGGCAGCCCCGGACCGTATCCGGGCGGTGCTCGCCGCAGCCGGATTCACCGACGTGCGCATCAACCAGGCGCAGGCGTACGGAGTTTGGGGACACGGCGCCGGGGATGCGGCGGAGTTCCTCCTGGGCACCGGCCCCGGCCGCCACCTGATGGAGCAGGCCGACGCGGCCACGCGATCACGCGCCCGCCGCGCCCTGACGGACCATCTTCGCGCCCAGGAGGCGGCGGACGGCACGGTCCGGCTGATCAGCACATCGTGGCTGGTCTCAGCGGACCGGCCGACCGGACCGGCCAGCCCTTAG